From a single Cherax quadricarinatus isolate ZL_2023a chromosome 9, ASM3850222v1, whole genome shotgun sequence genomic region:
- the LOC128686198 gene encoding receptor-type tyrosine-protein phosphatase delta, translating to MRNTVLLLVAAAAVAAAELGHIENFQAVSGDGQIVLEWDYVAGDSSYTLHKYRLITDGDSSSDIPCRDSHCSFTAVYMEACKEHTFELIPIFDDLTNGGTVEGDSVTITGYTIDEEVSAPSNLRIVSENDSGTTLQWNAPAENPICAKSYEVCSRLDGSQESQCQTVSDTTVMMTSLQACGKYHVTVTPVTPSGAEGTALEDTIETELGAPGPPVDVVVGLITKTTIEIMWNDPDINPLCVKDYAITYGAITTRVGRSAPRAEEDYDNRATISPLDACTNYSIEVVSVGEGGLSSAPVTKYAATDDTVPQPVPYIEVDPASEDSIVVHWGKDENDRCAASYIICWTDGIHPQDYCVNVSDSSSGYTITDLLPCTTYQVTVTVASSSGLDSVVVGNSTATYDVAPEPVNNLQVIESHTNELTVTFELPEVNKQCVETYDLQVTDLDQSGLMASRATDFIETFITGLEACTNYLIELRLLSPTGKASAWREVRNKTQDGIPSSPREFGLNGVTKDSISLEWFQPEINKRCASEYIITWEASDGTRGGPQNVIDPTEFKVIYTVTGLKECTDYTFSLVAKSSVGQSNPTEFTYTTLCS from the exons GCCACATCGAGAACTTCCAAGCAGTCAGTGGTGACGGGCAAATAGTACTGGAATGGGATTATGTGGCTGGCGACTCTTCCTACACGCTTCACAAATACAGACTCATCACAGACGGCGACTCCAGCAGTGATATACCATGCCGCGACAGTCACTGCTCCTTCACTGCCGTATACATGGAAGCTTGCAAGGAACACACTTTCGAACTCATCCCCATCTTCGATGACTTGACGAACGGCGGTACAGTGGAAGGAGACTCAGTGACGATTACTGGGTACACGATCGATGAGG AAGTAAGTGCTCCCAGCAATCTGAGGATTGTATCTGAGAACGACTCCGGGACGACCCTTCAATGGAATGCTCCCGCTGAGAACCCAATTTGCGCCAAGTCCTATGAGGTGTGCTCAAGGCTCGATGGCTCCCAGGAAAGTCAGTGTCAGACG GTGAGTGACACGACCGTCATGATGACTTCCCTACAAGCTTGCGGCAAGTACCACGTCACCGTGACACCAGTCACTCCCTCCGGTGCTGAGGGAACCGCCCTGGAGGATACCATTGAGACAGAGTTGGGAG CTCCTGGGCCGCCCGTAGACGTTGTGGTTGGACTCATCACCAAGACAACCATCGAGATTATGTGGAACGACCCAGACATCAACCCACTCTGCGTGAAGGA CTACGCCATCACTTACGGTGCCATCACGACCCGGGTCGGCCGCAGTGCTCCCCGGGCCGAGGAAGACTACGACAACCGTGCCACCATAAGTCCCCTCGACGCATGTACCAACTACTCCATCGAAGTTGTGTCCGTGGGCGAAGGCGGCCTCAGCAGCGCTCCGGTCACCAAGTACGCTGCTACCGATGACACTG TGCCGCAGCCAGTTCCTTACATCGAGGTGGACCCAGCCAGCGAAGACTCCATTGTCGTACACTGGGGTAAGGACGAGAATGATCGATGCGCCGCCTCCTACATTATATGCTGGACCGACGGCATTCACCCACAGGATTACTGTGTCAACGTGTCTGACTCAAGCAGTGGCTATACCATCACCGACCTGCTGCCCTGCACCACCTACCAGGTCACCGTCACTGTCGCCAGCTCTAGTGGCCTCGATAGCGTCGTCGTCGGTAACAGTACAGCCACTTATGATGTCG CACCTGAACCAGTGAATAACTTGCAAGTAATAGAGTCTCACACTAACGAGCTGACTGTGACCTTCGAGCTGCCAGAGGTCAACAAGCAGTGCGTTGAGACGTATGACTTGCAGGTCACCGACCTCGACCAGTCGGGGCTGATGGCCTCACGCGCCACCGATTTCATTGAGACTTTCATCACGGGTCTTGAAGCCTGTACTAACTATCTCATCGAACTGCGTCTTCTCTCTCCCACTGGCAAGGCATCAGCTTGGAGGGAGGTTCGTAACAAGACCCAGGACGGCATACCTTCCTCGCCACGGGAGTTTGGACTGAATGGTGTGACCAAGGACTCCATCTCACTGGAATGGTTCCAGCCTGAGATAAACAAACGCTGTGCCAGCGAGTACATCATCACCTGGGAGGCCAGCGATGGAACCCGCGGTGGCCCACAAAATGTTATTGACCCGACAGAATTCAAAGTGATTTACACAGTTACAGGCCTGAAGGAGTGTACGGATTACACCTTCAGTCTTGTGGCCAAATCTAGCGTCGGCCAGAGTAACCCCACGGAATTTACATATACCACCCTCTGCAGCTAG